One window from the genome of Streptomyces cadmiisoli encodes:
- a CDS encoding inorganic phosphate transporter has translation MDTFALVVTILVALFFTYTNGFHDSANAIATSVSTRALTPKAALLMAAVMNLAGAFLGSGVAKTVSEGLIETPEGSTGMGILFAALLGAITWNLITWYFGLPSSSSHALFGGMVGAALAGGTQVYWDGVLEKVVIPMFVSPIVGLLAGYLVMTAIMWIFRRANPHKAKRGFRIAQTVSAAGMALGHGLQDAQKTMGIVVMALVIADVEDYGDPIPVWVKIACAVMLSLGTYAGGWRIMRTLGRKIIELDPPQGFAAETTGATIMFTTAFLFKAPISTTHVITSAIMGVGATKRVNAVRWGVAKNIVLGWFITMPAAGLVAACAFGLVHLAFL, from the coding sequence ATGGACACCTTCGCCCTGGTCGTGACCATCCTGGTCGCCCTCTTCTTCACCTACACCAACGGCTTCCACGACTCGGCGAACGCGATCGCCACGTCCGTGTCGACGCGCGCCCTGACGCCGAAGGCCGCCCTGCTGATGGCCGCGGTCATGAACCTGGCCGGCGCGTTCCTGGGCAGCGGCGTCGCCAAGACGGTCAGCGAGGGTCTGATCGAGACCCCCGAGGGCTCCACCGGGATGGGCATCCTGTTCGCCGCCCTCCTCGGCGCGATCACCTGGAACCTCATCACCTGGTACTTCGGCCTGCCGTCGTCCTCGTCCCACGCGCTGTTCGGCGGCATGGTCGGCGCGGCGCTGGCGGGCGGTACGCAGGTCTACTGGGACGGCGTGCTGGAAAAGGTCGTCATCCCGATGTTCGTCTCCCCGATCGTCGGCCTGCTGGCCGGCTACCTGGTGATGACGGCCATCATGTGGATCTTCCGCCGTGCCAACCCGCACAAGGCCAAGCGCGGTTTCCGGATAGCCCAGACCGTGTCCGCGGCCGGCATGGCCCTCGGTCACGGCCTCCAGGACGCCCAGAAGACGATGGGCATCGTCGTCATGGCGCTGGTCATCGCCGACGTCGAGGACTACGGCGACCCGATCCCGGTCTGGGTCAAGATCGCCTGTGCCGTGATGCTGTCGCTCGGCACGTACGCGGGTGGCTGGCGCATCATGCGGACGCTCGGCCGCAAGATCATCGAACTCGATCCGCCGCAGGGGTTCGCCGCGGAGACCACCGGCGCGACGATCATGTTCACCACGGCGTTCCTCTTCAAGGCGCCGATCTCCACGACCCACGTCATCACCTCCGCCATCATGGGCGTCGGCGCGACGAAGCGCGTGAACGCGGTGCGGTGGGGTGTCGCCAAGAACATCGTCCTCGGCTGGTTCATCACGATGCCGGCGGCTGGACTCGTGGCGGCCTGCGCGTTCGGGCTCGTGCACCTGGCGTTCCTCTGA
- the pstA gene encoding phosphate ABC transporter permease PstA: MSHVLTEKRPSTLRGASLPKWSPWAIGAGSLVLGVVIGLVGGLDSRIQWGLIAAILYVLGTYVIASMVEGKRQAKDRIATSLVWVAFLLAVVPLTSLVWATVERGIKVFDVYFLTHSMGVVGDREPGGGIYHAIIGTLEQVGLATLIAAPIGVLTAIYLVEYGRGALARAVTFFVDVMTGIPSIVAGLFILSIMLMADMQPFGFAGSLALAILMMPVVVRSTEEMLKLVPNELREASLALGVPKWRTILKVVLPTAVGGITTGIMLAVARIAGETAPVLLLVFGNSFINNNPFEGAQASLPLYIYQQYSQSAGAQPAYDRAWAASLTLIAFVMILNLLARGIARWKAPKSGR, translated from the coding sequence ATGAGCCACGTCCTCACCGAAAAGCGCCCCAGCACCCTGCGCGGCGCCAGCCTGCCCAAGTGGTCCCCCTGGGCGATCGGCGCGGGCTCCCTGGTCCTCGGCGTGGTCATCGGCCTCGTCGGCGGACTGGACAGCCGGATCCAGTGGGGTCTGATCGCCGCGATCCTCTACGTCCTCGGCACCTACGTCATCGCCTCGATGGTCGAGGGCAAGCGCCAGGCCAAGGACCGCATCGCGACCTCCCTCGTCTGGGTCGCCTTCCTGCTCGCCGTGGTGCCGCTGACCTCGCTGGTCTGGGCGACCGTCGAGCGCGGGATCAAGGTCTTCGACGTCTACTTCCTCACCCACTCGATGGGCGTCGTCGGCGACCGGGAGCCGGGCGGCGGTATCTACCACGCCATCATCGGCACCCTGGAGCAGGTCGGCCTCGCGACGCTGATCGCCGCGCCGATCGGCGTGCTCACCGCGATCTACCTGGTGGAGTACGGGCGGGGCGCTCTCGCCCGGGCCGTCACGTTCTTCGTCGACGTCATGACCGGCATCCCGTCGATCGTCGCCGGTCTGTTCATCCTCAGCATCATGCTGATGGCGGACATGCAGCCGTTCGGCTTCGCCGGCTCGCTGGCGCTCGCCATCCTGATGATGCCGGTCGTGGTCCGCTCCACGGAGGAGATGCTCAAGCTCGTACCGAACGAGCTGCGCGAGGCCTCCCTCGCGCTGGGCGTGCCGAAGTGGCGCACCATCCTGAAGGTGGTCCTGCCGACCGCGGTCGGCGGCATCACCACCGGCATCATGCTGGCGGTCGCCCGTATCGCCGGTGAGACCGCTCCGGTGCTGTTGCTGGTGTTCGGCAACTCGTTCATCAACAACAACCCGTTCGAAGGGGCCCAGGCCTCGCTGCCGCTGTACATCTACCAGCAGTACTCGCAGAGTGCGGGTGCCCAGCCGGCCTACGACCGTGCCTGGGCCGCGTCCCTGACGCTGATCGCCTTCGTGATGATCCTCAACCTGCTGGCCCGCGGTATCGCCCGCTGGAAGGCCCCCAAGTCCGGTCGCTGA
- a CDS encoding NlpC/P60 family protein, with the protein MRKAWIVALAAVGASVAFVMLLVVGVYVVAGNLVNGAAGSGKNLAKGSVPAAYQPLVEKWGRMCAAINPALLAAQLYQESGFNPRAQSPAQAQGIAQFIPGTWAAHGIDGDGDGDRDVWDPNDAIPSAASYDCTLAKYVEDVPGDPTKNMLAAYNAGAYAVIKYKGVPPYKETQNYVRIITTLQESFAAPVGRVDPSEQAAGAIHYAQKKLGTLYLWGGNGTPEQGGRFDCSGLTKAAYESVGIKLPRVANDQYNAGPHPSREELLPGDLVFFSDDLTNSRAIRHVGIYVGGGYMIDAPRPGAVIRFDPVDTPDYFGATRVTEDGAKALPSAV; encoded by the coding sequence GTGCGTAAGGCGTGGATCGTGGCGCTCGCCGCCGTGGGCGCCTCCGTCGCGTTCGTCATGCTGCTCGTCGTCGGCGTGTACGTCGTCGCCGGGAACCTCGTGAACGGGGCGGCCGGGTCCGGCAAGAATCTGGCCAAGGGCTCGGTGCCCGCGGCGTACCAGCCCCTCGTGGAGAAGTGGGGCAGGATGTGCGCCGCCATCAACCCGGCGCTGCTCGCCGCGCAGCTCTATCAGGAGAGCGGGTTCAACCCGCGCGCCCAGTCCCCGGCGCAGGCGCAGGGGATAGCGCAATTCATCCCGGGCACGTGGGCCGCGCACGGCATCGACGGCGACGGGGACGGCGACCGGGACGTCTGGGACCCGAATGACGCGATTCCATCGGCCGCGTCGTACGACTGCACGCTCGCGAAGTACGTCGAGGACGTGCCGGGAGACCCGACGAAGAACATGCTCGCCGCCTACAACGCGGGGGCCTACGCGGTCATCAAGTACAAGGGCGTACCGCCGTACAAGGAGACCCAGAACTACGTCAGGATCATCACGACCCTCCAGGAGAGCTTCGCCGCGCCCGTCGGCCGGGTCGATCCCTCCGAGCAGGCGGCCGGGGCGATCCACTACGCGCAGAAGAAGCTCGGCACGCTCTATCTGTGGGGCGGCAACGGTACGCCTGAGCAGGGCGGACGCTTCGACTGCTCGGGACTGACCAAGGCGGCGTACGAGAGCGTGGGGATCAAGCTGCCGCGGGTCGCCAACGACCAGTACAACGCGGGGCCGCACCCCTCGCGCGAGGAGTTGCTGCCGGGGGACCTGGTGTTCTTCTCGGACGACCTGACGAACTCCCGGGCCATCCGGCACGTGGGGATCTACGTCGGCGGCGGGTACATGATCGACGCGCCCCGGCCGGGTGCCGTGATCCGGTTCGACCCGGTCGACACCCCGGACTACTTCGGTGCCACCCGGGTCACCGAAGATGGCGCGAAAGCGCTCCCGTCAGCGGTGTGA
- a CDS encoding FAD-binding oxidoreductase has translation MERRWFIGGGTAALVGVASAACAGGARPARATASAAPSTATPARTTASPAPARTATSRADWAALAQDLDGDLVRPQDAAWATARQLYNTRFDSLRPAAVAYVAHPDDIRTALAHARAANVRVAIRNGGHSYAGWSSGNGRLIIDVSRLDRVRASGGTAVVGAGAKLIDVYRALAAKGVTVPAGSCPTVGVSGLVLGGGHGVVSRAYGLTCDSLTGATLVTADGKQLTVDADRHEDLFWALRGAGNGNFGVVTELRFRTHPAPQGVSAYLSWPWAKAAAVVRAWQEWGPDQPDEIWSSLHLANAAGGTPTVSVAAFSLGTLGELRNAVDRLADRIGASATQVSLKRRSYEESMEVYAGCSSFPTDAQCHLPGSTPGRSPQGALGRETYAARSDFFDRSLSAAGIQTLLNQVASVRGGAGSVALTALGGAINRVPPTATAFVHRRSRMLAQYIASWRAGTPGSGARSWLASAHGAMRPYASGAAYQNYTDPTLTNWRKAYYGDAAARLTKLKRIYDPNRVFTHPQAL, from the coding sequence ATGGAACGGCGTTGGTTCATAGGCGGCGGGACGGCCGCGCTCGTCGGCGTGGCGTCGGCGGCCTGCGCGGGCGGCGCCCGCCCGGCCCGCGCCACGGCGAGCGCCGCCCCGTCCACCGCGACCCCGGCCCGCACCACCGCCTCGCCCGCCCCTGCGCGCACCGCCACTTCCCGCGCCGACTGGGCCGCCCTGGCCCAGGACCTGGACGGCGACCTGGTCCGCCCGCAGGACGCGGCCTGGGCGACGGCCCGTCAGCTCTACAACACCCGGTTCGACTCGCTGCGGCCGGCCGCGGTCGCCTACGTCGCCCACCCCGACGACATCCGCACGGCCCTCGCCCACGCCCGCGCCGCGAACGTCCGTGTCGCCATCCGCAACGGCGGCCACTCCTACGCCGGCTGGTCCTCCGGGAACGGGCGGCTGATCATCGACGTCTCCCGGCTCGACCGGGTCCGCGCGAGCGGCGGCACGGCGGTGGTCGGCGCCGGCGCCAAACTGATCGACGTCTACCGCGCGCTCGCCGCCAAGGGCGTCACGGTCCCGGCCGGCTCGTGCCCGACGGTGGGCGTCTCCGGCCTGGTGCTCGGCGGCGGCCACGGGGTGGTCTCCCGGGCCTACGGCCTGACCTGCGACAGCCTCACCGGGGCCACCCTGGTGACGGCCGACGGCAAGCAGCTCACCGTCGACGCCGACCGGCACGAGGACCTCTTCTGGGCCCTGCGCGGCGCGGGCAACGGCAACTTCGGCGTCGTGACCGAACTCCGCTTCCGCACCCATCCCGCCCCGCAAGGCGTCTCGGCGTACCTGAGCTGGCCGTGGGCGAAGGCGGCGGCGGTGGTGCGGGCCTGGCAGGAGTGGGGCCCGGACCAGCCCGACGAGATCTGGTCCTCCCTGCATCTGGCGAACGCCGCCGGCGGCACCCCCACCGTCTCCGTCGCGGCCTTCTCGCTCGGCACCCTCGGCGAACTCCGCAACGCCGTCGACCGCCTGGCCGACCGGATCGGCGCGTCGGCGACGCAGGTCTCACTGAAGCGGCGCTCGTACGAGGAGTCGATGGAGGTGTACGCCGGCTGCTCCTCCTTCCCCACGGACGCCCAGTGCCATCTGCCGGGCTCGACACCGGGCCGCTCCCCCCAGGGCGCGCTGGGCCGCGAGACCTACGCGGCCCGCTCCGACTTCTTCGACCGATCACTGTCGGCCGCCGGCATCCAGACGCTGCTGAACCAGGTGGCGTCGGTGCGCGGCGGCGCGGGCAGCGTCGCCCTGACCGCCCTCGGCGGCGCGATCAACCGGGTCCCGCCGACGGCGACGGCCTTCGTGCACCGCCGCTCACGGATGCTCGCGCAGTACATAGCGTCCTGGCGCGCGGGTACGCCGGGGTCCGGGGCCCGGTCCTGGCTGGCTTCGGCGCACGGGGCGATGCGCCCGTACGCCTCGGGCGCCGCGTATCAGAACTACACGGACCCCACACTGACGAACTGGCGGAAGGCCTACTACGGGGATGCCGCGGCCCGGTTGACGAAGCTGAAGCGGATCTACGACCCGAACCGGGTGTTCACCCACCCGCAGGCGCTGTGA
- the pstC gene encoding phosphate ABC transporter permease subunit PstC encodes MDITTQNTSAPPPAPRPTQAEHKRTARGATRPGDRIFLGLSRGSGILLLAVMAAIAGFLTYRAALAISEDEGNFLTTFEWNTGTQPPVFGIAVLAYGTVISSIIAMVIAVPIAVAIALFLTHYAPRKLSGPIAYVIDLLAAVPSIVYGLWGALILVPYMDGLFGWLNDFFGWTGIFDWQGGAPRSMLTVGILLAIMILPIITNVSREVFRQVPQMHEEAALALGATRWEVIRMAVLPFGRSGVISASMLGLGRALGETMAVATVLSPDFLIHASLLDPGGGTFAQNIASKFGEADEFGRDALIASGLVLFVITLLVNGAARAIIARRKEYSGANA; translated from the coding sequence ATGGACATAACGACACAGAACACTTCCGCGCCACCTCCCGCACCCAGGCCCACCCAGGCCGAGCACAAGCGCACCGCCCGCGGTGCCACCCGACCCGGAGACCGGATCTTCCTCGGTCTGTCCCGCGGCTCGGGCATTCTGCTGCTCGCCGTCATGGCCGCCATCGCCGGCTTCCTGACCTACCGGGCCGCCCTCGCCATCAGCGAGGACGAGGGCAACTTCCTGACCACCTTCGAGTGGAACACCGGCACCCAGCCGCCGGTCTTCGGTATCGCCGTCCTGGCCTACGGCACGGTGATCTCGTCGATCATCGCCATGGTCATCGCGGTCCCGATCGCCGTCGCCATCGCGCTGTTCCTCACGCACTACGCCCCGCGCAAGCTGAGCGGTCCCATCGCCTATGTGATCGACCTGCTCGCCGCCGTGCCGTCCATCGTGTACGGCCTGTGGGGCGCCCTGATCCTCGTCCCGTACATGGACGGCCTGTTCGGCTGGCTGAACGACTTCTTCGGCTGGACCGGCATCTTCGACTGGCAGGGCGGCGCCCCGCGCTCCATGCTCACCGTCGGCATCCTGCTCGCGATCATGATCCTGCCGATCATCACGAACGTCAGTCGTGAGGTCTTCCGGCAGGTCCCGCAGATGCACGAGGAGGCGGCCCTGGCCCTCGGCGCCACGCGCTGGGAGGTCATCCGCATGGCCGTGCTGCCGTTCGGCCGCTCCGGCGTGATCTCCGCCTCGATGCTCGGCCTCGGCCGCGCGCTCGGCGAGACCATGGCCGTCGCCACGGTCCTGTCGCCGGACTTCCTGATCCACGCCAGCCTGCTCGACCCGGGTGGCGGCACCTTCGCCCAGAACATCGCCAGCAAGTTCGGCGAGGCCGACGAATTCGGCCGGGACGCGCTCATCGCCTCCGGTCTGGTCCTGTTCGTCATCACCCTGCTGGTCAACGGCGCGGCCCGTGCGATCATCGCCCGCCGCAAGGAGTACTCGGGGGCCAACGCATGA
- a CDS encoding phosphatase PAP2 family protein, whose protein sequence is MAGLAQSGSNPDVELLYDINGMAKDAPHWFDRVMQFVGEWGLLAAMVLLILGCWWSVRRRGGADAAGSVAALVWAPLAAAVAVLVNVPIRGFVERPRPFLDHQGLEVLISGKTDFSFVSDHATITMAMGVGLFVANRKFGIAGLVIGLLEGFCRVYMGVHYPTDVIGGFALGTAVALLLSPLAMALLTPLMKAIEQSPRAGWLISRRSSAAGRRAVVPGARTDAADSEQRDLAA, encoded by the coding sequence ATGGCTGGACTCGCGCAATCCGGGTCGAACCCTGACGTCGAGCTGCTCTACGACATCAACGGGATGGCCAAGGACGCGCCGCACTGGTTCGACCGTGTCATGCAGTTCGTCGGGGAGTGGGGACTGCTGGCGGCCATGGTGCTGCTGATCCTCGGCTGCTGGTGGTCGGTGCGGCGCCGGGGCGGCGCCGACGCGGCGGGATCCGTCGCCGCGCTGGTGTGGGCGCCGCTGGCGGCGGCCGTCGCGGTCCTGGTGAACGTGCCGATACGGGGGTTCGTGGAGCGGCCCCGGCCCTTCCTCGATCATCAGGGCCTGGAGGTCCTGATCTCCGGCAAGACCGACTTCTCGTTCGTCAGCGACCACGCGACGATCACCATGGCGATGGGTGTCGGACTCTTCGTCGCCAACCGGAAGTTCGGCATCGCCGGCCTCGTGATCGGCCTGCTCGAAGGTTTCTGCCGGGTCTACATGGGAGTGCACTACCCGACGGACGTGATCGGCGGCTTCGCGCTCGGCACGGCGGTCGCGCTGCTGCTCTCGCCGCTGGCCATGGCACTGCTCACCCCGCTGATGAAGGCGATCGAGCAGTCGCCGCGCGCCGGGTGGCTGATCAGTCGCCGCTCGTCGGCGGCGGGCCGGCGGGCCGTGGTGCCCGGCGCCCGCACGGACGCGGCCGACTCCGAGCAGCGGGACCTGGCGGCCTGA
- the pstB gene encoding phosphate ABC transporter ATP-binding protein PstB, producing the protein MAKRIDVSGLSAYYGSFRAIEDISMTVEPRSVTAFIGPSGCGKSTFLRTLNRMHEVTPGGRVEGKVMLDDENLYGAGIDPVSVRREVGMVFQRPNPFPTMSVYDNVVAGLKLLGSFKKSQLDEIVEKSLRGANLWNEVKDRLNKPGSGLSGGQQQRLCIARAIAVEPNVLLMDEPCSALDPISTLAIEDLIGELKERFTIVIVTHNMQQAARVSDRTAFFNLAAVGQPGKLIEIDDTERIFSNPSVQATEDYISGRFG; encoded by the coding sequence ATGGCCAAGCGCATTGATGTCAGCGGCCTCAGCGCCTACTACGGATCCTTCCGGGCCATCGAGGACATCTCGATGACCGTCGAGCCCCGCTCGGTGACGGCCTTCATCGGCCCGTCCGGATGCGGCAAGTCGACCTTCCTGCGCACGCTCAACCGGATGCACGAGGTGACCCCCGGCGGGCGCGTCGAGGGCAAGGTCATGCTCGACGACGAGAACCTGTACGGCGCGGGGATCGACCCGGTGTCCGTGCGGCGCGAGGTCGGCATGGTCTTCCAGCGCCCGAACCCGTTCCCGACGATGTCGGTGTACGACAACGTCGTGGCCGGGCTGAAGCTGCTGGGCTCGTTCAAGAAGTCCCAGCTGGACGAGATCGTCGAGAAGTCGCTGCGCGGCGCGAACCTCTGGAACGAGGTCAAGGACCGGCTGAACAAGCCCGGGTCCGGGCTGTCCGGCGGACAGCAGCAGCGGCTGTGCATCGCGCGGGCGATCGCCGTCGAGCCGAACGTGCTGCTGATGGACGAGCCGTGCTCGGCGCTGGACCCGATCTCGACGCTGGCGATCGAGGACCTGATCGGTGAGCTGAAGGAGCGCTTCACGATCGTCATCGTGACGCACAACATGCAGCAGGCGGCGCGGGTGTCCGACCGGACGGCGTTCTTCAACCTGGCGGCCGTGGGGCAGCCGGGCAAGCTGATCGAGATCGACGACACGGAGCGGATCTTCTCCAACCCGTCGGTCCAGGCCACGGAGGACTACATCTCCGGCCGGTTCGGCTGA
- the pstS gene encoding phosphate ABC transporter substrate-binding protein PstS, translated as MKLQRMNRRALTLGALAVSGALALTACGSDDTGNAGGGSTTDAAASSSIECGDAKGQLLADGSSAQKNAIDAWVKEFTAACKGVQINYKGSGSGAGITAFTQGQVAFAGSDSALDSEEIAASKEVCADGQGIDLPMVGGPIALAYNVPGAEGLVLDAETIAKIFDSKIKKWNDAAIKKLNPEVELPDLNIQAFHRSDESGTTDNFTKYLIATTPDNWKYEGGKAWQAKGGQAASGSSGVAQQVSQTAGAISYMELSYAEGMDVVAIDTGAAEPVAASTEGATKAIADAEIVGTGKDLALEINYKTEAEGAYPITLVTYEIVCDAGNKAETLPATKAFLGYIASEDGQGQLADAGYAPIPDDIIAKVRTTIEGLS; from the coding sequence GTGAAGCTTCAGCGCATGAACCGGCGGGCCCTCACCCTCGGTGCTCTCGCCGTCTCCGGCGCCCTGGCCCTCACGGCGTGCGGCTCCGACGACACCGGCAACGCGGGTGGCGGCTCCACCACCGACGCGGCCGCCTCCAGCTCGATCGAGTGCGGCGACGCCAAGGGCCAGCTGCTGGCCGACGGCTCGTCCGCGCAGAAGAACGCGATCGACGCCTGGGTCAAGGAATTCACCGCCGCCTGCAAGGGCGTGCAGATCAACTACAAGGGCAGCGGCTCCGGCGCCGGTATCACCGCGTTCACGCAGGGCCAGGTCGCCTTCGCCGGTTCCGACTCCGCGCTGGACTCCGAGGAGATCGCGGCGTCCAAGGAGGTCTGCGCCGACGGTCAGGGCATCGACCTGCCGATGGTCGGCGGCCCGATCGCCCTCGCGTACAACGTCCCGGGCGCCGAGGGCCTGGTGCTGGACGCCGAGACGATCGCCAAGATCTTCGACAGCAAGATCAAGAAGTGGAACGACGCCGCGATCAAGAAGCTCAACCCGGAGGTTGAGCTGCCCGACCTGAACATCCAGGCCTTCCACCGCTCGGACGAGTCCGGCACCACGGACAACTTCACCAAGTACCTGATCGCCACCACCCCGGACAACTGGAAGTACGAGGGTGGCAAGGCGTGGCAGGCCAAGGGTGGCCAGGCCGCCTCCGGCTCCTCCGGTGTCGCCCAGCAGGTCTCGCAGACCGCCGGTGCCATCAGCTACATGGAGCTGTCCTACGCCGAGGGCATGGACGTCGTCGCCATCGACACGGGTGCCGCCGAGCCGGTCGCCGCCTCCACCGAGGGCGCCACCAAGGCCATCGCCGACGCCGAGATCGTCGGCACCGGCAAGGACCTGGCGCTGGAGATCAACTACAAGACCGAGGCCGAGGGCGCGTACCCGATCACCCTGGTCACGTACGAGATCGTCTGCGACGCCGGCAACAAGGCCGAGACCCTGCCCGCCACCAAGGCGTTCCTCGGCTACATCGCCAGCGAGGACGGCCAGGGCCAGCTGGCCGACGCCGGCTACGCGCCGATCCCCGACGACATCATCGCCAAGGTCCGCACCACCATCGAGGGCCTGAGCTGA